One genomic region from Nitrospira sp. encodes:
- a CDS encoding ketopantoate reductase C-terminal domain-containing protein, with translation MADHLSNAVFVVGAGGIGCALGYALRAGGIDVIFVEADPAKVRWGRSRGVGLDGHPLLPAKFVHFAEWQPPEEGVILLCTKCYDNKVVLNRLSPTVTVIPVQNGFDPDLIERSHIEGIASFVSECFPQKTHTRITRGGSLHIGHTALSEHRRESPSVESLIEVLRRHGRFRVRKVVEILPYKYAKLMYNSAISPLAAAAGLDNGQLLINRRARQLFFAMLRENYRILKDAQVPLGKIGPFHPDVVDRILRWQGLAWALAWPFSVSLRNTYCSMSGDVPKGRTEIDNYNGHLLHLAGDRPCPLNRRAYALLKRMEEGPLQPALQRLDELIL, from the coding sequence ATGGCCGATCATCTTTCGAACGCAGTCTTCGTGGTGGGAGCGGGCGGCATCGGATGTGCCTTGGGCTACGCTTTGCGCGCGGGCGGGATCGATGTGATCTTTGTCGAGGCCGACCCAGCCAAGGTGCGCTGGGGGCGTTCTCGTGGCGTGGGTCTTGATGGGCATCCCTTGCTTCCGGCAAAGTTCGTCCATTTTGCAGAGTGGCAGCCTCCGGAAGAGGGCGTTATCCTTCTTTGTACGAAATGCTATGACAACAAGGTGGTGCTGAATCGACTGTCCCCGACAGTTACCGTCATTCCAGTTCAGAACGGCTTTGATCCCGACCTGATCGAGCGCAGTCATATCGAAGGCATCGCCTCGTTCGTCTCCGAGTGTTTTCCTCAAAAAACGCACACGCGAATCACCCGAGGGGGGAGTCTGCATATTGGGCACACTGCCTTGAGCGAACACCGCCGCGAATCTCCCTCTGTGGAATCCCTGATCGAAGTACTGCGGCGACACGGCCGTTTTCGGGTCCGAAAGGTCGTAGAGATCCTGCCCTACAAGTATGCAAAATTGATGTATAACTCCGCCATCAGCCCGCTCGCGGCGGCTGCGGGACTTGATAACGGCCAGCTGCTGATCAATCGCAGGGCGCGGCAGCTGTTCTTCGCCATGTTGCGCGAGAATTACCGGATCCTAAAAGATGCCCAGGTGCCTTTGGGAAAGATCGGACCATTTCACCCCGACGTAGTCGACCGTATCCTGCGCTGGCAAGGGCTCGCCTGGGCGCTCGCATGGCCGTTTTCTGTGAGCTTGCGCAACACGTATTGTTCTATGTCGGGGGACGTCCCCAAAGGTCGCACCGAGATCGACAACTACAACGGCCATCTTCTGCACCTGGCGGGTGATCGTCCCTGTCCCTTAAATCGTCGCGCCTACGCGCTGCTCAAACGGATGGAAGAAGGACCGCTCCAACCAGCTCTGCAGAGGTTGGACGAGCTGATCCTATGA
- a CDS encoding NAD-dependent epimerase/dehydratase family protein — MKPRKVLVTGGAGFIGSHLVRQLVAANHAVRVLEKPGSAVSHLPQDQIEIVFADIRDGAAVARATGDCDVVLHLAANPNLWARNPDDFEQVNHQGTRHVLEAARSAGARRIVHVSTESILAAAYGQEMITEETQTSLSDMIGPYCRSKWLAEQAAQEAVEAGQPVVIVRPTIAVGPGDVNLGPPSRLICDFCNGRVKGHLDGGLNLIDVRDAAAGIWAAAERGEIGRRYLLAAEDWSIRDLLRLLGKLSSRPAPRWRVPYALALAFAHLEEWVCRHFTAAVPMATVTGVRLTQRHFRFDGRQSARELRLEPMRDCGAAVAEALDWFRAAGLITT; from the coding sequence ATGAAGCCACGCAAGGTCCTAGTCACGGGCGGCGCTGGATTCATCGGCTCGCACCTGGTGCGGCAGCTCGTCGCTGCGAATCATGCGGTGCGTGTGCTCGAGAAGCCGGGATCGGCGGTCTCGCACTTGCCGCAAGACCAGATCGAGATAGTCTTCGCCGACATCCGTGATGGAGCGGCCGTGGCGCGGGCGACGGGCGACTGTGACGTTGTGCTGCACTTGGCGGCCAATCCCAACCTGTGGGCGCGCAACCCTGATGACTTCGAGCAAGTCAACCACCAAGGGACGCGCCATGTGCTCGAAGCCGCCCGGAGCGCCGGCGCACGCCGCATCGTCCACGTCTCCACGGAATCGATTCTCGCGGCGGCGTATGGTCAGGAAATGATCACAGAAGAAACCCAGACCTCACTGAGCGACATGATCGGGCCTTACTGTCGCAGCAAGTGGCTCGCCGAACAGGCTGCCCAGGAAGCCGTGGAAGCCGGACAGCCGGTGGTGATTGTTCGGCCCACCATCGCTGTTGGTCCCGGCGACGTTAACCTGGGGCCACCATCCCGCTTGATCTGTGATTTTTGCAACGGTCGGGTCAAAGGCCATCTGGACGGCGGTCTCAATCTCATCGACGTTCGCGATGCCGCCGCCGGAATCTGGGCTGCCGCCGAGCGCGGCGAGATTGGCCGTCGCTATCTGCTGGCCGCTGAAGACTGGAGCATCCGTGACCTTTTGCGTTTATTGGGCAAGCTGAGTAGTCGGCCGGCGCCCCGATGGCGAGTTCCTTACGCGCTTGCCCTCGCCTTTGCTCATCTCGAAGAATGGGTTTGCCGCCACTTCACCGCAGCTGTGCCCATGGCAACGGTCACGGGGGTTCGACTGACGCAGAGGCACTTTCGCTTCGATGGACGTCAGTCGGCGCGGGAATTGAGACTGGAACCCATGCGTGACTGCGGCGCCGCTGTGGCAGAAGCCTTGGACTGGTTTCGGGCTGCCGGTTTGATCACGACGTAG
- a CDS encoding ABC transporter substrate-binding protein codes for MAWHHLTDVQWGVSRHVSQGGLFMWLKTPASAGFSLLVFCTVMVLPLDIRGETPGPAPVIARFNGALIEAMRGGKALGFSGRYRLLEPVVTETFLPPYMASVSVGRHWKTLTEEQQRQFETIYAEWLIANYAKNFHAYAGERFEITTQSQTAGGAAVLSTLLNAQGKATEFDYRLRLTEDAWHIVDIRISGVSQLANTRAQFVSVLDKNGFDELVASLKRKIREFSRSDGQ; via the coding sequence ATGGCGTGGCACCATCTGACCGATGTCCAGTGGGGTGTATCGAGACATGTCTCGCAAGGAGGTCTGTTCATGTGGCTCAAGACGCCTGCCAGCGCCGGCTTCTCTCTTCTGGTGTTCTGCACGGTGATGGTTCTGCCTCTGGACATCAGGGGTGAGACGCCAGGGCCCGCCCCAGTCATAGCACGCTTCAACGGGGCACTGATCGAAGCCATGAGGGGTGGGAAGGCGTTGGGGTTCAGCGGCCGCTATCGACTGCTTGAGCCGGTCGTGACCGAGACCTTCTTGCCTCCGTACATGGCGAGCGTCTCTGTCGGCCGACACTGGAAGACGCTCACGGAGGAGCAGCAGCGGCAGTTTGAAACAATCTATGCCGAATGGTTGATTGCGAACTATGCGAAGAATTTTCACGCCTACGCAGGAGAGCGCTTTGAGATCACGACACAGTCCCAGACGGCAGGCGGCGCTGCGGTCCTGAGCACACTTCTGAACGCGCAAGGCAAAGCAACCGAGTTCGACTACCGTCTGCGACTGACGGAGGATGCCTGGCACATTGTGGACATACGCATTTCGGGCGTGAGTCAGCTGGCCAATACGCGCGCGCAATTTGTGAGCGTCCTGGATAAAAATGGCTTTGACGAGCTCGTGGCGTCGCTCAAACGAAAGATTCGGGAGTTCTCCCGGAGCGATGGCCAATGA
- a CDS encoding B12-binding domain-containing radical SAM protein yields the protein MHKLLIVQPSHYRNKSDFSLYKTKRRTLAGLTLPYLAALTPRDWRVELVDEQVMDIDFDASVDVVAITAWTINSFRAYDIARKFRDRGIPVMMGGPHTFFHSDEAAEHCDAVGIGEGEDIWPMMLHDAAVGRLKKVYRASAPHDLKGLPLPRYELMNGRGPQWLHTYSVQTSRGCPFKCEFCSERFYVGTRYRFRPVQEIVEEIRHIKAKNVFFADSMFAGKKDHSMELMEALVPLKIRWSTLWTAYLCRDQEFMDLAKRSGLLHVNMGMESISREVLAAMNKKFNKVDQYEEIISNLRKRGISYSMNFVFGYDEESPEAFDATLAFLEHHKVPVAYFYTLRPHKGTPLYDRFRTEHRLIDETQLNRWPGNSCEIRPKNCSASELDERVRTMYGRFFSPMSMLRRLPLPVTKAHITSWFLNFAQRRMSRWDRSIMNHDWT from the coding sequence ATGCATAAGCTCCTGATTGTTCAGCCAAGCCACTATCGAAACAAGTCGGATTTCTCCCTCTATAAGACCAAGAGGCGAACCCTCGCAGGCCTCACCCTCCCTTATCTTGCGGCGCTGACACCCCGCGATTGGCGCGTTGAATTGGTCGACGAACAGGTAATGGACATCGACTTTGATGCCTCGGTAGACGTGGTTGCCATTACCGCGTGGACGATCAATTCCTTCCGTGCCTACGATATCGCGCGTAAGTTCAGAGACAGGGGTATTCCTGTGATGATGGGAGGTCCCCACACCTTTTTCCATAGCGACGAAGCTGCCGAACACTGTGATGCCGTCGGAATCGGAGAGGGTGAAGATATTTGGCCGATGATGTTGCACGATGCAGCGGTAGGAAGACTCAAAAAGGTCTATCGTGCGAGTGCCCCACATGACCTCAAAGGGTTACCCCTGCCGCGATATGAGTTGATGAACGGCAGGGGACCTCAATGGCTGCACACCTATTCGGTCCAAACTTCCAGAGGATGTCCTTTCAAGTGCGAGTTCTGCTCAGAACGTTTTTATGTGGGCACGCGCTATCGGTTTCGCCCGGTTCAGGAGATCGTCGAGGAGATCAGACACATCAAGGCCAAGAACGTCTTTTTCGCCGATAGTATGTTCGCTGGGAAAAAAGACCATTCGATGGAGCTCATGGAAGCGTTGGTTCCCTTGAAGATCCGCTGGTCAACCCTGTGGACTGCGTACCTATGCCGAGATCAGGAGTTCATGGATCTCGCCAAGAGGAGCGGGTTGCTTCATGTGAATATGGGCATGGAAAGTATCAGCCGTGAGGTACTGGCCGCCATGAACAAGAAATTCAATAAGGTGGACCAATATGAGGAGATCATCTCCAACCTGCGTAAGCGGGGCATCAGCTACTCCATGAATTTTGTGTTTGGCTACGACGAGGAGAGCCCGGAAGCCTTCGACGCAACGCTCGCGTTCCTTGAACATCACAAAGTCCCGGTGGCCTACTTTTATACGCTCCGTCCCCACAAAGGAACACCTCTATATGACCGGTTCAGAACAGAGCATCGCCTCATTGACGAAACGCAACTGAATCGATGGCCCGGCAACTCCTGTGAAATCAGGCCGAAGAACTGTTCGGCATCGGAACTCGATGAACGCGTCAGGACGATGTACGGTCGTTTTTTCTCTCCAATGTCTATGCTGAGAAGACTTCCTCTTCCCGTGACCAAGGCCCATATCACATCGTGGTTTCTCAACTTTGCCCAACGAAGAATGTCTCGGTGGGATCGATCCATCATGAACCACGACTGGACCTAG
- a CDS encoding sulfotransferase — translation MAEAEGKEVAVHPLGPTVLPPAWGGLPASTRQRWTVRRSFLVHTINALSGIVGQAALASLEEEELITAARRRAGHDDFGDASFREPLRRLISALQTEAHLHPLGRLAARRELTRLLVNRLRLQEDRRRHPGIGEQHIRRPIIITGLPRTGTTFLHGLLALDPANRVPRTWETLYPSPPPEAETYLVDRRITLVDREIRWFHRMVQDFNRIHPVGAELPEECLVIFSHSFMSYQFASTHRLPSYLDWLESQDLRLSYEMHRRILQHLQWRCPGERWVLKAPAHMFDFEAMFEAYPDACVVMTHRDPIEVTASHASLTATLKSAFSDNVDPVEVGRECSRRWSEALRRALRSRDRGCVPSERFLDLYYTDLVADPVAAVERVYGQFDLPLPDGLRDKVREFVNRNPRNRFGTHRYTLHDFGLDLQEEEKKYAAYRERFRL, via the coding sequence ATGGCTGAAGCTGAAGGAAAAGAAGTCGCCGTTCATCCTCTGGGACCCACCGTCCTCCCCCCGGCATGGGGCGGTCTGCCGGCATCCACCCGACAGCGCTGGACGGTGAGACGCTCCTTCCTCGTCCACACGATCAACGCGCTGAGCGGCATTGTCGGTCAGGCAGCATTGGCAAGCCTTGAGGAGGAGGAACTTATAACGGCGGCACGCCGCCGGGCCGGCCATGACGACTTTGGTGACGCCTCCTTTCGAGAACCCCTCCGCCGCCTCATTTCGGCTCTTCAGACGGAAGCCCATCTTCACCCTTTAGGGAGACTGGCCGCTCGTCGCGAACTGACCAGGCTCCTGGTCAACCGCTTGCGGCTGCAGGAAGATCGCAGGCGTCATCCCGGTATCGGTGAGCAGCACATTCGACGACCGATCATCATCACGGGCCTGCCCCGCACCGGGACGACGTTTCTCCATGGCCTGCTGGCGCTTGACCCAGCCAACCGGGTTCCACGCACCTGGGAAACCCTGTACCCCAGCCCGCCGCCGGAGGCAGAGACGTACCTCGTTGACCGGCGCATTACCCTGGTTGATCGTGAGATCCGCTGGTTCCATCGAATGGTTCAGGACTTCAACCGTATTCACCCCGTCGGTGCAGAGCTTCCCGAGGAATGTCTCGTGATCTTCAGCCATTCTTTCATGAGTTACCAGTTTGCATCGACCCACCGGCTGCCGTCCTATCTTGACTGGCTTGAATCTCAGGACCTCCGCCTCTCATACGAGATGCACCGTAGGATTCTGCAGCACTTGCAGTGGCGGTGTCCGGGGGAGCGTTGGGTGTTGAAGGCGCCGGCTCATATGTTCGATTTCGAGGCGATGTTCGAGGCCTACCCTGACGCCTGTGTCGTGATGACACACCGCGACCCCATAGAGGTGACCGCTTCCCACGCCAGTCTGACGGCAACCCTCAAATCTGCCTTCAGCGACAATGTTGATCCTGTTGAAGTGGGACGAGAGTGCAGTCGAAGATGGTCCGAAGCTCTCCGCAGGGCGCTGCGTTCGCGCGACCGTGGCTGCGTTCCCTCGGAGCGCTTCCTCGATCTCTACTACACTGACTTGGTCGCTGACCCGGTGGCAGCTGTGGAACGAGTCTATGGACAGTTTGACCTGCCCTTGCCCGACGGACTTCGGGACAAGGTTCGGGAATTCGTGAACAGGAACCCAAGGAACCGTTTTGGGACACACCGGTATACCCTCCATGACTTTGGTTTGGATCTTCAGGAGGAAGAGAAGAAGTATGCCGCCTACCGGGAACGGTTTCGCTTGTGA
- a CDS encoding MMPL family transporter, producing the protein MFTEPPLTRTQRLLRAWVLLIQHHAGAVLVGTVLLTLGTLYYSAVNFKLNADIHAMMSDKLSYRGWYKEFAKAFPQQSDTVVVVIDGITTEQAAAARKALAERLRNEQALFADVYEPGAGAFFQQNGLLYLNTEELERLGDRLSAAQPLLALLSKDLSLRGLFEVVEKALAQADLSEAQDRTLALLLDGMSHAFAGAVHGTVYPMSWEGLAFGTEQTARQCRQFIILKPRVAEASLSAGSVPLETIRRVAGQFGYNQTGTARVRITGDFALAYENLLEVRNSTGIATVASLLLVALVLSVGLYFSGRLIVCSLVTLLTGLIWSTAFALATVGSLNMISVTFAVLFIGLGIDYSIQFCLRYRELLLQSGHQQTSLTSTATSVGRSLFFSAATTALGFYAFVPTAYAGVAELGFISGSSMFISFFGNITVLPAVLTVLPVQECRRGDPSWPWLVDLPYRYPRGIVAVGALGALVSLLAVPRVFFDYNPLNLHDQSSESVRTMQELFSVSRSSFFRRCSSSHH; encoded by the coding sequence ATGTTCACCGAGCCTCCCCTGACCCGCACACAGCGCCTGCTGAGAGCCTGGGTGCTCCTCATTCAGCATCATGCCGGCGCCGTGCTCGTGGGCACTGTCCTGCTGACGCTTGGGACCCTCTATTACTCCGCCGTCAATTTCAAGCTCAACGCCGACATCCATGCCATGATGTCCGACAAGCTGTCCTACCGCGGATGGTACAAGGAGTTCGCCAAGGCCTTTCCACAACAGAGCGACACCGTCGTCGTGGTCATCGACGGCATCACCACGGAACAGGCAGCGGCAGCACGGAAAGCTCTAGCCGAGCGACTGAGGAACGAACAGGCGCTCTTCGCCGACGTCTATGAACCAGGGGCCGGCGCGTTCTTTCAACAGAACGGCCTCCTGTACCTGAACACCGAAGAACTGGAGAGACTCGGAGACCGACTCTCGGCAGCCCAACCCCTTCTGGCGCTGCTCTCCAAGGACCTCAGCCTCCGCGGGCTGTTCGAGGTCGTTGAAAAGGCCTTGGCGCAAGCAGATCTCAGTGAGGCCCAAGACCGCACCCTTGCCCTCCTCCTCGACGGGATGAGCCACGCCTTCGCCGGCGCGGTTCACGGAACGGTCTACCCGATGTCATGGGAGGGCCTGGCGTTCGGCACAGAGCAGACCGCGAGGCAATGCCGCCAGTTCATCATCCTGAAGCCACGAGTCGCGGAGGCATCTCTGTCTGCGGGAAGCGTCCCCCTCGAGACCATTCGCCGGGTTGCCGGGCAGTTCGGCTACAATCAGACCGGAACCGCGCGCGTGCGGATCACCGGAGATTTCGCCCTTGCGTACGAGAACCTCCTCGAAGTCCGCAACAGCACCGGCATTGCGACCGTCGCGTCGCTCCTGCTTGTGGCGCTGGTCCTGTCTGTGGGGCTCTACTTCTCAGGGCGCCTCATCGTTTGCAGCCTGGTCACATTGCTCACGGGGCTCATCTGGTCCACCGCATTCGCGCTTGCCACCGTGGGCAGTCTCAACATGATCTCCGTCACCTTCGCCGTGCTGTTCATCGGACTGGGCATCGACTACAGCATACAGTTCTGCCTCAGATATCGGGAGCTGCTGCTGCAAAGCGGCCATCAGCAGACTAGCCTCACGTCGACCGCCACCAGTGTCGGCAGAAGTCTCTTCTTCAGCGCTGCAACCACGGCCCTCGGCTTCTACGCCTTCGTTCCCACGGCCTATGCAGGCGTGGCTGAACTGGGCTTCATCTCAGGGTCGAGTATGTTCATCAGCTTCTTCGGAAACATCACCGTGTTGCCCGCTGTGCTGACCGTCCTCCCCGTGCAGGAGTGCCGGCGGGGGGACCCCTCCTGGCCCTGGCTCGTCGATCTGCCGTACCGGTATCCGCGCGGCATCGTCGCCGTCGGGGCACTGGGGGCGTTGGTCTCGCTCTTGGCCGTTCCACGAGTCTTCTTCGACTACAACCCCCTCAACCTCCACGACCAGTCATCAGAGTCTGTGAGAACTATGCAGGAACTCTTCTCTGTCTCGCGTTCCTCATTCTTTCGACGCTGCTCTTCCTCCCATCATTGA